The window ataacaaaGATAAATACATACATCCAAAACCCAGCCCAAGCAAGTGTAAAATTATATAGGAGATATGATTGGAGTTCAAAAGCAAGGAATCATTTGAGCTACGAATTCTGGATTGAAGTCATTTGTTTCGACAGTAAGtcataaaaatcattaatatGCAGAAACACCTTACCACATCTTTCGTGACTTCCCAAGGAGCACCAATGATGACCTCATCAACATAACGGCATGCCAACACACTAAGGCTGCGTTCGTGGAGATTCATCAGTGGGTAACGACTGCCACGAAGTTCACTGCAGAAAAGGAAACCATGAGAATGAATAATGGTGAGGAATTTGACAGATTGAGATTTGAGAAGTACTGATCAGATTTTATCACTTTAATCAGAGTAAAGTTACGAGATTGAAAACAGAGGAAACGATCCATACCTCACAGTCTGGTCGGGATAAACACCAACAAGAAGGAAATCACCAAGTGCCCTGGCACTCTTTAGAATCTGTAAACCgaaaagcaaaagcaaaaactGAGTCTAATGGGAAAGAGTATGGgagtattttctatttttgacaTTGTAACTTTTCAAAACTTGGATCTTCCTTACTAAAACTTGATACCCAAACCAAGGCACAAAGGATAGCCGTAAGCATCCAAGTAAAATATTACACACATAACAGGTAAATATTCAGTTTGAATGATTCTGTAACTTTAGAAGCTATTAGTTCATGAATCCCCTTCGGTTGTCATCAGGTGCAGAATGTAATTTAGTTATGTAattaagaaatacaaaatcCAAAGAAGCTAAGTCTAGTTGAAAGAGCATTCCGAGGACTGAAGGTTCAGAAAATTCAAGAATACCTCCACATGTCCAGCATGGAAAAGATCAAAAGCACCATCGATGTACACAATGCGAGAATTTGGTCCAGGAACCTGTAATTTATcaggaaacaaaattttatcagCAAATCCTTCGGCCAAAAGAGGGGAATATCTATCTAGAATGCCTAACCGAAGAATACCCACAACATAAACACTCTGTTAACAGCATTGCTACTAAGTTATCGATGTGAATACCTGACCACATTAGAACAATAAAAAACTTCAGTTCTTTTTTAATTCTGTTATCAGTTGCTCTATTTATAAAGAATCTAATCTTAAAACttataagaaacaaaaatgagATCTTAAAGAAGTATATCAAATTTCtttcattgtaattttttttagaaacaaTGGTAAGACATTGCAAGACTAGCAAGTTCACTGCTTAAAGGTAAGTCCAAATTATGGCCATAAGGAGTAAAAGATATGCAAAGATACCTTGTCGTTTGAAAATTGCACAATTCTTCTCGAAGTTGGTAGGAAACTCGAGACCTGGGCACCCTTTACTTGGACTTTGTTATTCGTGTTTCTGTTTACACTTTCACTTTCATCTGCTTGGGGTAACTCTGAGCATGGTTTCTTGGCATTAGCTTCCTTCACCCACGAAAGTATCCTTCCTGCATACAGATCGATGCAAGAATTACAATGTGATATGGTAATCAAATTATGATGGAAAAACTCGAAATAATGACCAATTGGGGAATATTAtcctataattttattacaatcCACGAGATAAGAAATTTCAATAagttgattaaataaaaaataaataataggtTGTAGCATAAACATGAAGTTGATTGATCATAAACTCATATAGATATCTGGTTGATCATTGTTCGATGAgcaaaacattaaaaaaatggacacCTAGAAACATTGTAGGCCTCATCCAACAAGACCAAGTCAGCATTTTTTTTACCAGAAACTAAAATCATAGAATACGAGGAATACAGTACCTACAATATCCGTACTGGAGACACCTTCCGTACGTTTGATCTGCTTGTAGCGACCAGCTTTTTTAGCTAGAGCATAAGCATCAGTTCCATCAGGAAGAAGACAAGGATCATCACCATGTATTATATAGTCAATTTTATGCTCCTTGAAAAGTCGGTGCATAAATTCTTCTGTAATTTCGTAGGGAGCATTAGGAATGACTTCGTCCACCCACTTTAGTCCACTAACAAGGGCCAGCctgagatttttaaaaatccagCATTTAATCATTTCAAAGTTCTATATATGTTTTGCTGGCACAGGAAACAACGAATGCTAACAGGACATAAAAATGCTATAAGTACTAACAATATTAATCGTAGTGCATCAAATACAAACCTTTCTTCCATAGACAAAACTGGAGGACCTTTATTGGCTATAATCTCTTCATCACTGACAACTCCAACAACTAATTCATCGCCAAGTGCCTTAGCTTGTCTCAGTGCGTTGGCATGACCATAGTGCATCAGATCGAAACATCCATCCATATACACACGGACACGTTTCTTTGCAGATTTTTTCTTGTGGAAAACCCTCAAGTCGGGGAAAAGATGAGGCATGGCTGGAACACCAATCATACCAAAGTAGCTCGTTGAGAAACTGAGCAGCGCACAAGTGATCATAATACCACCAAAGAGATGGGGGTAGAAACAGACCCCATCTCTTATCCAACTGCTGCTCTCGAATTCCATCTGCCTTCTCTTGCTTTGGTCCTTTGTAATCAATACAAGAGGAGACACAAACCTTGAATGAAATCACACCAAATGTGAGAACAAGCACAAACCTTGAATGAAATCACAACAATTCTGAATCTTGAGTTAGATCACTAAGTTCAATCACTTCAATTTTAGAGGAATTTCTCTCACAATTACCATACCCCAAATCATACactcaaatcaaaatacaacaaaaggTAGACATGCAGTGAGGAAGGAAAAGTagatcaacaacaaaattgaGAAGGAAAACATGGAATCAAAAACATTTCTaagcataaaattttatcagaGCAATTAACAATTTGAAGAATATGCCATGAATTTTTGAGAACAAGATCAAACAAGATCTGCATAAAACACGAGCACCATACCACAATCTTCACAAAGACACTtcattcaaatcaaattcttCAACCACATCCTCAATAAATACCAATTCAACAACAATGTCACCACACGCAACGTAAAGAGATTTGAGACTCGAATAAAACCGAATTGCAACGAACCAGAGAAAAAGCAGATAGAAGAGGCTGGTGGGAACTTCGAGAAATTACAGGAAAAAAAAGTGTGGAAGTAAATACGCGTATTAAATAcaatcacacacacaaaaaaacaaaaccatgagtataaaaatgaatttccaTGATGTAAAAATTGCACAAAAAGTTGGGAATCAAAACAAAAGGGGCGTCGTGTCAGTGGAGATTCTTCACCTTTTACCCCGGTTGGTGCCTCCCGCGTCACCAATTTTGCTCGATTTACAAATGAGAATCTCGCAATTTCTCCGTaagaaaaaatggtaaaaaataaaaattggatcttTGGTTcgagaaagaaaacaaagggGGAAAGGAATTGGGGGAATCTGAGAATAAGGGGCGATTTAATGGGAAGAGAAAAGGGTTAAATATCTTGAAATTTGGATGGTGACCACAGAATTTGAGATTCGGTCGTCGGCAATATATGAATAATCACTTCTCTTAAGCTCTAAGAGAAGACAGGTGGGTATGCTGTGATCTGTTTGATGCGGACGCTATTACATTCCTATTCATAAATTATGACATTATACTATTCACTAATTAAAATCTGGCTGTGACCCCACTTTATCATTGTCACTCCAAATTCTTATAggactagtatttttttcaccCTATATCGACTATTCTCCTAGTTCTAAACaagatcaaaatcaaaatcttaattatgtaatttctAGTTAATCTCACAGTTTCTAAAATaactttatataattttgtaatggaatattaatttataaaattgtactTTGGCtgaaatataatatttccTTCGAACTCTAAAGTTGGGTCgcaaaaatcataaacttagATTTTGTAGTGAATTTTCTACGAAATCGgtttttttcccaaattatGGAAAATTCACTATAAGGATAAGTTCGTGGTTTTTCTGAccaaattttttgttaatgaaaTACTGAACTAGGCCCAAAATTGTGATTCTAGAGATTGAATTACTTTACTAAATCTGATGCTACGTAAAAGGTgtataatcaaatattttatactcatattttactatgaGATTTCAGATCCAAGTGATCATATTTCATCCatctaattaatattacttGTCAAATAATATCACCTGTGTAGCAactattttaatgagaaatttagTAAAGTTAACGAgtctctaaaatcataaactttaatctaatttgttattttccatgATCTTAAAGAAAAACATGAACTTGTCCCTTGTAGTGAATTTATGGAAAAAActgattttgtgaaaaattttAGCGCATTTGATAAatagagaattaattaaatcggaTTGATAAAAGTTATTCtccaaaaaaaagagaattatTCCTTACAACTTAcaaggagtagtatttaatgtACTTATAGAAATATTAGTGAAAATTACAATAGTATTTGGCACgttgaatatttgtttattttaatgctaTATGCGTGTCTCATGCCGTAAGTATGGTGTAGTGGATTATGTCATTTGATTGTTTGTTTTGACTAATTTAGGTTCAAACTTCTAACGCATgcataaataataatgatcGATTAAGTTGATAACTAATCGatacttactttttttattattattagtatatgattttgtattgttgttaggttgagagagaatggttcacttattttttaaaaagaaattaagaagatgtgacttttcattataatatGAATTGTTTGGGTGATTCCGTCCCGTGATCATATTTTGCAACTTCTAGATTAAGAAAGGAAAATTCTTTTGGGGATAGCTTTCATTTTAAACACGACATTTTATCTTCtaaatattgaatttgtttattactttaaaatatttgaatatttctaaCATTTTAATAGCTACTATCATGCCATTATAAGAAAAAAGCATGTTTATTATGTAGCCTCATTTATGACCATTCGGTTATTAGAGCactaactaaaaaaataggGTTGGACCGCGTTTATACAGGTGCGGTGCAAAGTGCAGAGTGCCATTGCATGGTACACGGTGTAGCATGGGACCACACATGGAGTGTGATCTAGTGTGTCCAAACCACAGTTGCGgctgttggatattttagtgtaattgaattaacttgattgatcagtATTGTCATAATGAGACATCATATAAGTCtggaggtgcggagtgcacggttatttgaattcattatgatgttagATGAACGGGGGTTCGGGGGCAACGCCcccgggtagcggggtccaaCGCAGCcccgggtagcggggtccaaggggcagtGTAAGAAATTTCGGTAACCTTTTGAAGTTGCTGTGTGagaaattcatccgaaaatgtaatttctgaaaGTCAAAGGACTAGTTTGCAATTTCGGTAACCTTTTGAAAATCAGTTAATTTCGGTTATGAAATTAACAGACGCACCTGTTCATCTTGTTGAAACACGATTTTTCATCTTGATTAAATCTGATCGATTGTTGTTTTGATTCTGTACGCTCTTTCTCAGATATCAACATTAGATAGTTCTGTTtttctctgaattttatccgatcaaatattttggtagaaccatcgaaattgatttgatgtGAAAGTAATTTcatcacgactttcagattaTCCGTTCCGTTTTGTTCAATATTCTAAATCTCCCTAACAGCGGCTTGGGCCAAGCCGCGTTTGAATTGAGATCGCAATCATAATCCTCTTAGAATGAGGCTACAACCCCTTTCCTAACAGATTTTCTATTCGACTCCAAGTTGATGTCGAAATTCACGttaaacaaacacacacatgTCAGGCTTACAACTCAATTACTTTTCTAACAAACAATTGACTTCCAACTCCATTACTTTTCCAAATTTAGAATATCAATGAGCATTCCATGACATTCATGTCAATTTCcccattcaaattcattttctattccgaaatataaattttaaacttgCGATAGAAACATTTTTCACAAGCTATACTCCAATAAAACATCGTTGACCAATAATCACTCCAATTTTTGGGTcaatttgacattttaaaaatactttatATTGTTTAAGATCTCTCAACAATAACATtcaaacactttattttacatataagCTAGCATAGGAAACCTCTAGATTAATGTTGACTACACTAGTGACATTTAGAACAAGTGATCCCCACCCCTACCTAACCAATGTGCACCTTTTTTGCTATAAATGTTTTTTCTACCAACAAActttaatatttgtaaatttggAATCACATTCATCATCACGAATTCAATACTTAGGACATATTGGTGAAATTATAATCCATCAAGAAGtttggatttattttcaattatctcatgataatagtgattttctattataaaattatgggGTATGTAACATGTCAGCCTAAAAATCATACATAAACAACACCATCAATGCATTAAACaatttctattaaaaaaaagatggtAGAAGTATTGTTTAGTGTAGAAATATgaacaatatattatatataggcga is drawn from Salvia hispanica cultivar TCC Black 2014 chromosome 6, UniMelb_Shisp_WGS_1.0, whole genome shotgun sequence and contains these coding sequences:
- the LOC125196170 gene encoding ethanolamine-phosphate cytidylyltransferase-like encodes the protein MEFESSSWIRDGVCFYPHLFGGIMITCALLSFSTSYFGMIGVPAMPHLFPDLRVFHKKKSAKKRVRVYMDGCFDLMHYGHANALRQAKALGDELVVGVVSDEEIIANKGPPVLSMEERLALVSGLKWVDEVIPNAPYEITEEFMHRLFKEHKIDYIIHGDDPCLLPDGTDAYALAKKAGRYKQIKRTEGVSSTDIVGRILSWVKEANAKKPCSELPQADESESVNRNTNNKVQVKGAQVSSFLPTSRRIVQFSNDKVPGPNSRIVYIDGAFDLFHAGHVEILKSARALGDFLLVGVYPDQTVSELRGSRYPLMNLHERSLSVLACRYVDEVIIGAPWEVTKDVITTFNISLVVHGTVAEKNPLLNGKPDPYAVPKSMGIFQTLESPKDITTTSIAERIIANHEIYLKRNAKKEASEKKYYEEKTFVAAD